In Alkalimarinus alittae, the DNA window GCATAAATAGTCACATAAAGTTTGTCTTTCGGGATATTCATCCATGACTCAGACGTCAAAAACTCCCAAGCAAAGCGAATCGCCTCTTTTTTAAAGTAATCACCAAAACTGAAGTTACCCAACATTTCAAAAAAGGTATGATGGCGAGCCGTGTACCCTACGTTCTCAAGATCATTATGTTTTCCACCCGCACGAACGCAACGCTGCGAGCTTGTCGCTCTTACGTATGAGCGCTGTTCTCGACCCAAAAACGTATCTTTAAATTGGTTCATACCCGCATTAGTAAAGAGTAACGTTGGATCGTCTGCCGGAACCAAAGAACTGCTAGACACTACCTCGTGCCCATGCTGGTTAAAGTAGTCAAGAAACGCTTTACGTACCGCTGCTGTTTTCATAGATAGAACCGTCTGCGAACTTTTAGTTATAATTTAGAGTCCAAATTCATAAAGATTTAAAGCGCACGAATTAACAAGCCTAAAAATCTGTATAAGTCTTATATTTTATTTACTTAAACCCAGCGATATTAACTACCCAATGCCCTTTAATTAGTATTATCGGCACGAGACTACCACGAGAATTTTAAGAACTGCGTACTCTACCATATAAAGTACTGAGTAAAAAATTGCCAATTGAAATAATTTTACGTTTAAATTCACACTATACGCGGGTCTTAGCGCACCCTTTTATCGGCCAGTCTCACGTTTTTTAGACAAAAAAAAGCCCGACGACAACGCCGGGCATTAAAAGCCTGCAGCTTTAAGCACTACAACCTTTCGAGTAACGCAGCCATGTACGACTGTATTTGCTCAAAAGGTGTGGTCTCAGGGAGCTGGCTCTGCTCTGACTCAATACGATCGCCCACTACCCTATCAAAAAGGTCTTCTATCAACTTAGCTGGCTGCGAAAACTGACTAGCCTTATCATAAGCAGCTTGAAGGCTATCAAAAAAGTCAGACAACGGATCAAAGCGTCCACCATAATCTGAACCTGATACCTCCCCCTCCTGGCCTAAGTCTGCAACCTGCTGGTAAGCAGACACTTGCTGAACAGACGTTTGAGATAGGTTAACCGAAAATCCTGCGATTTCTTCGCCATCAAAACCTAACTCTAACGCGCTTTGAAATGCGCCCTGAAAATCACCCGAGAAAAACTGATCGGACATGCTTTCAATTTGAACCATCAAATCATTTAGCGCCTGAATTTCTCCTTCATCAAGGTCGCCATCTACCGAGTAGCTATATTGACCGCTCTGATATTGCCCCACCATCTCGCTGGATTCAAAGCCATAACGACCTGCTGACATATCCCTACGTTCAAATGATGCCTGAATCTGCTCCAAGCTAAACGAAACAACATCTCCGTCCTGCGTCGTTATCTGAATAGCAGCCTTTTCGGATAACGAACTATATGCACTATACCCAGCATTGATACCGGTACTGCGATTAGAAAAACCTCTATCATTTGAATCTGACTGCCCTGCAACATTTCGTTGCTCATCTGCCTTATCGGCGCCCCTATTATTAGGCGCAGCTACCACTTGCTCTGCTCTATCTTCTACCTGGTCATCAGTGTTATCTAAGTCTTGGTCGTTATCACGTTCATTAGCGATAGCACCGCTATTCACATAATTCTCTTTCAGCCCATCAAGCCCAGTGTTAATTTTTTCAAAGCTCTGATCAATTTCATCATC includes these proteins:
- a CDS encoding DUF5610 domain-containing protein, with protein sequence MNSVSALFGQFNELSSQLTTQQNQNQGKHLGGQVGQMGHHNGGQGSSQMSLYEVSLSFSSSSYSNHEKGVKILEQELEVRFTGARTSQEAPASAFVPTFQPPSVDDVANKVLGFVENRIKQEAANGASMERLDNLLSQAREGVEKGFGQAREQIESYGLMTDKLDDEIDQSFEKINTGLDGLKENYVNSGAIANERDNDQDLDNTDDQVEDRAEQVVAAPNNRGADKADEQRNVAGQSDSNDRGFSNRSTGINAGYSAYSSLSEKAAIQITTQDGDVVSFSLEQIQASFERRDMSAGRYGFESSEMVGQYQSGQYSYSVDGDLDEGEIQALNDLMVQIESMSDQFFSGDFQGAFQSALELGFDGEEIAGFSVNLSQTSVQQVSAYQQVADLGQEGEVSGSDYGGRFDPLSDFFDSLQAAYDKASQFSQPAKLIEDLFDRVVGDRIESEQSQLPETTPFEQIQSYMAALLERL